In Synchiropus splendidus isolate RoL2022-P1 chromosome 7, RoL_Sspl_1.0, whole genome shotgun sequence, the genomic window TGTCAGGCATGTCAAGCCAAACTCAAGGACCAAATCGTAAGTTTCTGTCAATGTCCAAAAACACCAATCGACAAAACGAGGTCCATGCAGTGTACAGGTCCAACCTTAGAGGGGCTTAAAATTGATTGAAGCTCTCAAACTCCAGGATTGGAGCAAAATAACAGTTGTATGTGCGAGTTATAGTAGGTTAACTTTACAAAAAGCACATTTGCAACAAGGGAACAGGACTACAAATATGGCCACCACTCCCTGCCCAGGATTCTGTTCTGGCTTCTGTTGATCAAACatatccatcatcatcattcagaGCAGTCCAAAGGAACCTGGTGAGTGAAGTCACTTGTGTTGACTTCTGAAGTAGAACTTGGCTGTTGAGGGCTTGTAAGTCTGATCGCTCTGCTCAAGAGTGGATGATCCAAGCAGAGACGGTGAGCCGTGCCTGACTCCTCCTgttgtgctctctgtctctctctctctttctttctctttctctttctctctcgctGCAGGTCTACAGGTGTCCGTCTTGCCACAGTGTGTTCTGTGTGGAGTGTGATCTCTTCATCCACGACTCTCTTCACTGCTGCCCCTGCTGCATCCACAACCAGAGCGCCCCCTGAGCCAGGTCACACGCACGTGGACATGGACGCACTGTGCCACTGGACTCTGAGGAAGAACACGTCTGTGGGTGTCAGTGAATGGGACCTGGGCTCTGCGAAGGCTCTGGTTGAAGAGGAAAGTCGTTTGAACTGGGACCCACTTGGATTTATTTTGACTTCATTCAAGTGTTGGCTTCTGAGTTTTATCTTCAGTCTCACATGTGGTTATGATTCTGTGAACAACACCGTGTGATTCTGCCTGCTAATTGCTGTGCAATTAAATGATgtagtttcatgttttcctcctttGTCTGGCATCATTCACGTGACGGTTCTGCGTCAGCTGGCGCGTATTTTCCGGACCTCTCGCCtgataacatgaaaaaaaaatggggtgCAGCCTCCTCCAGATTCACTCGTCACTTCCGGCAGACGGTTTTGATATCGAGTGGACCCGCTCACGGTCCATGTCGGATGGGGCACCAGTCTGCACGAATCCGGGGTTTCCACCAACCGTATCGGACACTTTTTGACAGCGACTCCCAGGGTGATAAACTCCACACGGATACGGAGACGCTTCTCCGTGTGGACAGTGGATACGGATACTTTTGAAGGTGATGACGTCACGGCCCCGCCTGCCTGGGATCTCGCCCCAAAAGTCGCCAACTTCACTACGATACCAGCGAACAACAGAGTAGTTCACGCGGCAACAACCGTTcaggttattgtttttaatattagCGCGCAATATTTATTTCACGAAACCACGTCGAACAAGAAGTTATGAAACACTTGAAGCTGATCACGCCCTGTGGAGTCGATGAAGCTGCCAAAGTCGCGCGACCCCGCCCACGCTCTCGTGACTCTGAGTTCAGACGTTGCGTCTCTGACACATGCAGATAACGGGCTGCCGAAGCGCTCGTACCTGATCACCGTCTCACGTCCAACACGCGAGTTCCTGGAAACAAGTCTCACTTTGTATCACCCAGGGAAATGCTGAAGAGCGGCCAGGACCCTTGTCTTTTCTGAATCATTTCCATTCTCCTCCAACAGGAAGTAGCAGCCTCCTCCTGATCCATTCTTCCGTTCCCTGAAGCTGCTGATGTTGTGGAGATAGAGACGAGGAAGCACCTGTCAGAGTCGAGTCCCTCACagacgacaccatggctgcagagatgctgctgctgctgacgctCTTCTCCAGCATCCACGCTGAGGTCATCCTGAGAGCGGGGCGGGATCATTACTTCTTCAGATGGGACAAAGCCGCTGACTTCTGCTCCATCTATAGATGGACCAGTGAGGGGAAGGAGCTCCTGTGGAACTCTTCAAATACCTTTTATCTGCTACAGCCTGTGGCTGcttcccactcgggtcagtaccaggtgcagtgctggactcggggCAAGGTGACCCACGAGAGGAACTCCACTCTCCTGGTCTGTGACGAACAGAAGATGAAAGATCATGGGATTTGGTACCAGATAGTTGGGCAGACAGCAGAGCTGACTTGTGACggtgtgggaccaaaccagagtgttgaGTGGGCCTATATGAAGTACAGGACAACTGAATTAGTGTTAATAGATGATAAAATGCTTTCAGAGCGCGGACACCTGGTGAAGAACACTTCTCTTTTTCTCACCGCCAACAGACAGTCGAGTGGCAACACCTACTACTGtctgcagaggcagcagctcagCTGTGACCTTCGCAGTCGTTTCGCTTTAATAGTCCCATCGGAGTCCATCGTGCGCTcggtgggagagagtctggagctcaACTGTTCTGATGACAGCAGGAACCCAACGCAGGAGTGGAAGATGTATAATCAACTGTGGTCTGAGGGAGTGAGTCTGAACTACACCCTGATGTTTCCATCACTGACGCTGGACCACACAGGTCTATACACTTGCAAAGCTGGTGCTTCTGCTGAGGAGAAGTATCAGCTCTTcgtgtgtcctgagcctgagcctctTGCTGTGGAGCTCTTCACCGGGCGGGACCTCACTCTCCCCTGTGGGAACTGGACCGGTTACATtcgctggttcatgaggtccaacagaaccaaaGGACGAGTCTTTAACGTTGAAGAGTATCGAGTCCCAGACAAGATTTATCACTCCTCCAGCGGCCTGGTGATCAGGAACATCTCTCTGGAGGACACTGGAGAGTTCTGGTGTGTGATTAAGAGAGGCCCGTTCTGCCAGTTCCAGTTTGAGTACCTGGTGGTGTTCGGAGAGCCAGAGGTTGATCACCATGtgctgaggtccgtgctgctcagtgttGCCTTAGtgatgatgctgtgtgttgttgtagGGGTGACtgtgtggaggtggaggaggaggaggagagagcagctcccagcagctgtaGAGGAGCAGGAGGTCGCCCaactgtctccagagtcagacgtgcAGGAGGATACTGCGGGCTGAAGGCGCTGTGATGCTTGTGAATaactgctgacctttgacctcactgATGAGCAAAGTGTTTGCTATTGCTTGGCTTCAATAAATGTAACGTGCTTCTGATACACACTCTTCGTTTgtgactcacacacatacaggtttgtcacaccatctatGTGTGGACCTCTCAtagccataaccctttccccggcctctccccctaaacctgaccatccaaaagaCATGGCACACCTCAatcaggactctgaacccaactaaagcccagttataatgacccagttatttggaagtTTTAATCCTAAAATTGATGCTTGAGCCATTCTGGTTCTGGCAaaacggtccccacaaggacggaTAAACAAGTATATACAggcccacaaacacacagagggaAAGGGAAAAACAGAAGCATAGATAAGAggaatttgtgtttttaattgacACTGCATCATAAACATAAACAGGCAAAAATGCAAAACGCTGAGGAAAAATCGGGGAGTAGAGTGGTGAGCAAGAATCACAACACAATGCCTCCaaaagaaatttgaaaaaaGGTTCCTCTGATttacactgtaattacattGAACATtcataaattaattaaaattttaaaaaaaagcaaaaaccgCTGTTGTTCTAACAATAAAATGCGACTACAATGCTAAAAGATTCTTCAATGACTTCAGTAAAAGCAACAGTAAAAGCTCACGGCCGTCGGTCGTATTCACTGATTTTCCTCTTGATGTGAGACAGTTTGGACTTGAGGTATTTACAGCGCCTCTTCTTGACCTGGTAGTCCGACGACTGCAGGGACAACACAACAGGGGTGGTGAGTTTAGCTGGCGAGCTGAAGGCAAAAACACACCTTTACCTTTTTCAGGCTCCTTAAGTTGGAGTACTCGTCCATGATCTCCTGTGACAGAAGAGCAGGTTAGATGAGGTTCAGAGCACGTGGTGTCGAGGGTGATG contains:
- the LOC128763025 gene encoding uncharacterized protein LOC128763025, translating into MAAEMLLLLTLFSSIHAEVILRAGRDHYFFRWDKAADFCSIYRWTSEGKELLWNSSNTFYLLQPVAASHSGQYQVQCWTRGKVTHERNSTLLVCDEQKMKDHGIWYQIVGQTAELTCDGVGPNQSVEWAYMKYRTTELVLIDDKMLSERGHLVKNTSLFLTANRQSSGNTYYCLQRQQLSCDLRSRFALIVPSESIVRSVGESLELNCSDDSRNPTQEWKMYNQLWSEGVSLNYTLMFPSLTLDHTGLYTCKAGASAEEKYQLFVCPEPEPLAVELFTGRDLTLPCGNWTGYIRWFMRSNRTKGRVFNVEEYRVPDKIYHSSSGLVIRNISLEDTGEFWCVIKRGPFCQFQFEYLVVFGEPEVDHHVLRSVLLSVALVMMLCVVVGVTVWRWRRRRREQLPAAVEEQEVAQLSPESDVQEDTAG